One Sinorhizobium sp. BG8 DNA window includes the following coding sequences:
- a CDS encoding formylmethanofuran dehydrogenase subunit C, translating to MKPITFTLRSEPEERLDLSALIPERLAGMSAAEIANLTVGTSRTPAKVGDLFKVTGADPSGIVFHGGSKRFDRIGSEMTSGSIRIAGDVGAYVGRKMAGGTLVVEGEAGPQAGSGMRGGRINITGNVGDGVGAPMAGEVQGMTGGLIVVGGRAGDRAGERMRRGIIVLRKGCGDYAGLGMIAGTIVATGRVGLYPGHLMKRGSLLFDRRPANLSPTFIDCGVVDIGFPALFDRYLLKEKILDRPLLGTRPSRYGGDNAVLGKGEIMFRRSG from the coding sequence ATGAAGCCGATCACCTTCACCCTGCGGTCCGAACCCGAAGAGAGGCTGGATCTGTCGGCGCTGATCCCGGAGCGGCTTGCTGGCATGTCCGCCGCCGAAATTGCGAACCTCACGGTCGGCACGAGCCGCACACCGGCCAAGGTGGGAGATCTTTTCAAGGTCACCGGTGCCGATCCATCGGGCATCGTCTTTCACGGCGGGAGCAAGAGGTTCGATCGCATCGGCTCGGAGATGACGTCCGGCAGCATCCGGATCGCCGGCGACGTCGGCGCTTACGTGGGGCGAAAGATGGCCGGGGGAACGCTTGTCGTCGAAGGCGAGGCCGGCCCGCAGGCGGGCTCAGGAATGCGCGGTGGCCGCATCAACATAACGGGGAACGTCGGCGACGGAGTGGGCGCGCCCATGGCAGGTGAAGTCCAGGGCATGACCGGCGGTCTGATCGTCGTCGGCGGCAGGGCCGGTGACCGTGCCGGCGAACGAATGCGACGCGGCATCATCGTCTTGCGCAAGGGGTGCGGAGACTACGCCGGATTAGGCATGATCGCGGGCACGATCGTGGCGACCGGTCGTGTCGGTCTCTATCCCGGCCACCTGATGAAACGGGGCTCGCTGCTGTTCGACCGGCGGCCCGCCAATCTCTCGCCGACCTTCATCGATTGCGGGGTGGTCGATATCGGCTTTCCGGCGCTTTTCGACCGCTACCTCCTCAAGGAAAAAATCCTCGACCGGCCGCTGCTGGGTACCAGACCTTCGCGCTATGGCGGCGACAACGCGGTCCTCGGCAAGGGTGAGATCATGTTCCGTCG
- the fhcD gene encoding formylmethanofuran--tetrahydromethanopterin N-formyltransferase encodes MQKLSRNGIEIDDTFAEAFGMRATAIIITAPSLKWARQAAITMTGYATSVIGCGCEAAIDMDIPATKTPDGRPGCRVMIFAMGTDELQKQLKSRLGQCVLTSPGSACFADLEGSAMLDLGSSLRYFGDGWQISKKFGGRHYWRVPVMDGEFLCEAKTGMTKLAVGGGNLLMLAADAEKALRAAERAVEAIEKVPGAIMPFPGGVVRSGSKVGGKYKGMMASTNDAYAPTLRGVVKSALGPEINSVLEIVIDGETSDAVASAMRAGLKAVIDLGPKRGALRISAGNYGGKLGKYHYHLRDLLP; translated from the coding sequence ATGCAGAAGCTGAGCCGCAACGGAATCGAGATCGACGACACATTTGCGGAAGCGTTCGGCATGCGGGCGACGGCGATTATCATCACTGCTCCTTCGCTGAAATGGGCGCGGCAGGCGGCTATCACCATGACGGGATATGCGACCTCGGTCATCGGCTGCGGTTGCGAAGCGGCCATCGACATGGACATTCCCGCCACGAAGACACCCGACGGGCGGCCGGGCTGCCGCGTGATGATCTTTGCTATGGGGACCGATGAACTGCAGAAGCAGCTGAAGAGCAGACTCGGACAGTGCGTCCTGACCTCCCCCGGCAGCGCGTGCTTTGCCGATCTTGAGGGAAGCGCAATGCTCGACCTCGGCTCATCCCTTCGATATTTCGGCGACGGCTGGCAGATCTCCAAGAAATTCGGCGGACGACACTATTGGCGCGTGCCCGTGATGGACGGCGAATTCCTGTGTGAAGCGAAAACCGGAATGACGAAGCTGGCCGTCGGCGGAGGCAACCTCCTGATGCTGGCCGCAGACGCAGAGAAAGCGCTCCGGGCCGCCGAACGCGCGGTCGAGGCGATCGAGAAAGTACCGGGCGCCATCATGCCGTTCCCCGGCGGGGTGGTGCGTTCAGGCTCCAAGGTGGGCGGCAAATACAAGGGCATGATGGCTTCGACCAACGATGCCTACGCTCCGACGCTCAGAGGCGTCGTCAAGAGCGCGCTCGGGCCCGAGATCAATTCGGTGCTGGAAATCGTCATCGACGGCGAGACCAGCGACGCGGTGGCCTCCGCGATGCGCGCCGGCCTGAAGGCCGTGATCGATCTCGGTCCGAAACGTGGTGCCCTGCGTATCAGCGCCGGAAACTATGGGGGAAAGCTCGGTAAGTACCATTATCACCTCAGGGACCTCCTGCCATGA
- a CDS encoding formylmethanofuran dehydrogenase subunit A, with protein MGRSCHADPSFGGEVVDPLNAATGKRDVWIEDGHIVDKPQSRRADKTYDVSGCIVMAGAIDIHSHIGGGNVNTARLLLPEQHPAHMKRPLNTPLSNAGWSTFSTGCLYARMGFTTVVEPAMSPTSALHTHLELADIPIIDKATLVILGNDDFLLSMIRDKASTDMIDDYVAWTVGASRSLGVKVINAGAAAAFKENVRAFSFDDIVPAYGVSSRRIVKTLQESVGRLGIPHPLHVHANNLGIAGSAATAAETIRSTEGQPLHLAHLQFYGYGTEGRRQFSSEAARLAEQVNGNPDVTIDIGQVMFGQTVTISSDVTRQYSGMKNASPRKSVIIDGDGNGGGIVPYRYRKDYYGSLQWAVGLELFLLINDPWRVFFTTDHPNGAPFTAYPDLFELLMSRDVRNAKAAELDQSALELTTLASIYREYTLDEVAIMTRCAPARLLGLSDRGHLGAGAIADVAVYRKSPDIAKMFRDAALVFKNGDLVVEDGVVTHYRWGRALRLNPPPDRGIVKRMQAYHEDRYGLSLDWFTFADSAIARENPFAEVACRS; from the coding sequence GTGGGGAGGTCTTGCCATGCTGATCCGTCTTTCGGGGGAGAAGTCGTCGATCCGCTGAACGCCGCTACGGGCAAGCGGGACGTCTGGATCGAGGACGGCCACATCGTGGACAAACCTCAATCGCGACGGGCAGACAAGACCTACGACGTGTCCGGCTGCATTGTGATGGCGGGTGCGATAGACATCCATTCACATATCGGCGGCGGCAACGTGAACACGGCTCGCCTGCTGCTGCCCGAGCAGCACCCTGCCCATATGAAACGACCGCTGAACACTCCACTGTCGAATGCCGGATGGTCCACGTTCAGCACCGGTTGCCTCTATGCCCGCATGGGTTTCACCACCGTTGTCGAGCCGGCGATGTCGCCCACGAGCGCTCTGCACACTCATCTCGAGCTTGCCGATATACCGATCATCGACAAGGCGACGCTGGTGATCCTTGGCAATGACGATTTCCTGCTGTCGATGATCCGCGACAAGGCGTCGACGGACATGATCGATGACTACGTGGCGTGGACGGTCGGGGCGTCGAGGTCGCTGGGTGTGAAGGTGATCAATGCCGGTGCCGCGGCCGCGTTCAAGGAAAACGTACGAGCATTCTCCTTCGACGACATCGTGCCCGCCTATGGCGTCAGTTCGCGCAGGATCGTGAAGACCCTGCAGGAATCCGTCGGACGCCTCGGCATTCCCCATCCGCTTCATGTCCATGCGAACAATCTCGGTATCGCCGGCAGCGCGGCCACGGCCGCGGAGACGATCCGCTCGACCGAAGGACAGCCGCTCCATCTCGCCCATTTACAGTTTTACGGTTACGGCACCGAGGGTCGTCGCCAATTCTCGTCGGAAGCTGCCCGTCTCGCCGAACAGGTCAACGGCAATCCCGACGTCACGATCGACATTGGCCAGGTGATGTTCGGCCAAACAGTTACCATCTCGTCGGACGTGACGCGGCAGTATTCCGGCATGAAGAATGCCAGCCCAAGAAAATCGGTCATCATCGACGGGGACGGCAATGGCGGCGGCATCGTGCCTTACCGCTATCGGAAAGACTATTACGGCTCGCTGCAGTGGGCGGTGGGGCTGGAGCTTTTCCTGCTGATCAATGATCCGTGGCGCGTCTTCTTCACCACCGACCATCCGAACGGGGCGCCGTTCACGGCCTATCCCGACCTCTTCGAACTGTTGATGTCGCGTGACGTGCGGAATGCGAAAGCCGCCGAGCTCGACCAGTCGGCTCTTGAGTTGACGACGCTTGCCTCGATCTACCGCGAATACACGCTGGACGAGGTCGCGATCATGACGCGCTGCGCGCCCGCCCGGCTGCTCGGCCTTTCCGACCGCGGGCACCTCGGGGCCGGCGCCATCGCCGACGTCGCCGTCTACAGGAAAAGCCCGGATATCGCGAAGATGTTCCGCGATGCGGCCCTCGTGTTCAAGAATGGCGATCTCGTCGTGGAAGACGGGGTCGTCACGCATTATCGCTGGGGAAGGGCACTTCGCCTCAATCCGCCACCGGACAGGGGCATCGTCAAACGCATGCAGGCATATCACGAGGACCGCTATGGGCTGTCGCTCGACTGGTTCACCTTTGCGGATTCGGCGATTGCCCGCGAGAACCCGTTTGCGGAGGTCGCATGCAGAAGCTGA
- a CDS encoding tungsten formylmethanofuran dehydrogenase, translating into MGASYDHANGRDLVDEIALHTNTGGFFTTATEARRRADLIIIVGDIPQLHHDLLLGIASSKPDLSQGHKRRWFHMAGAGFEATDKLARKLKAVLLEAEGLPLGVALGVLRAELAGRQSSTTVSNSEALRDALAKAHFPVFIFSRTGDPGGLAMLQGLLTDLNKSRRATALFLPFDDDAWGMVLASVWMTGLPPRTGFSTGLPVYDPWLCDVERMIASGEADLHLWVSERDGEKPARASKLPTIVMGRTERPIAGSAVTFGIGRAGVDHDGVVYSSRTSAFRAVTASTSSNLPRVADLVAQLASGLPGGEVLPC; encoded by the coding sequence GTGGGCGCAAGCTACGACCATGCGAACGGCCGTGACCTAGTCGACGAGATCGCGCTTCATACCAATACTGGCGGCTTCTTTACGACGGCAACCGAGGCCCGGCGGCGTGCCGACCTGATAATCATCGTCGGTGACATACCGCAGCTTCACCACGACCTCCTTCTGGGTATTGCGTCCTCCAAGCCCGACCTTTCGCAGGGGCACAAGCGCCGTTGGTTCCACATGGCGGGGGCCGGTTTCGAAGCGACTGACAAGCTGGCACGCAAACTCAAGGCAGTTTTGCTCGAGGCCGAGGGCCTCCCTCTTGGTGTGGCGCTGGGTGTGTTGAGAGCAGAACTTGCCGGCCGGCAGTCATCCACGACGGTGTCGAACTCCGAGGCGTTGCGGGATGCGCTGGCCAAGGCGCACTTCCCCGTCTTCATCTTTTCGCGAACCGGCGATCCGGGTGGATTGGCGATGCTGCAGGGGCTCCTTACGGATCTGAACAAGAGTCGGCGTGCGACGGCGCTTTTCCTCCCGTTCGACGACGATGCTTGGGGCATGGTGCTTGCATCCGTGTGGATGACGGGGCTGCCGCCGCGCACGGGGTTTTCAACCGGGCTACCTGTCTACGATCCATGGCTCTGCGATGTGGAGCGAATGATAGCTAGTGGCGAGGCGGACCTGCACCTGTGGGTCAGCGAGCGCGACGGCGAAAAGCCTGCGAGGGCAAGCAAGTTGCCGACCATCGTCATGGGGCGAACCGAGCGACCGATTGCCGGATCTGCAGTGACATTCGGCATAGGGCGGGCAGGGGTCGACCATGATGGCGTGGTTTACTCGAGCCGGACCTCGGCGTTCAGGGCCGTCACGGCCAGTACTTCCTCCAATCTGCCGCGCGTTGCCGATCTTGTGGCGCAGCTTGCGTCCGGATTGCCCGGTGGGGAGGTCTTGCCATGCTGA
- a CDS encoding 4a-hydroxytetrahydrobiopterin dehydratase — protein MSADEASGRRKERVYTEDEIVAKLKADLPHWRYENGWIRRKYKTHGWKSTLMVINTIGHLAETAWHHPDLKASYAWVEVLLMNHAAKGVTDKDFELARKIEDVVQWQPGTEGGSLEGTPATDQRFAYIKYD, from the coding sequence ATGAGCGCAGACGAGGCGAGCGGACGCAGGAAGGAACGCGTCTATACCGAAGACGAGATCGTGGCCAAGTTGAAGGCGGACCTTCCACACTGGCGCTACGAGAACGGCTGGATCCGCCGCAAGTACAAGACGCATGGCTGGAAATCGACGCTGATGGTCATCAATACGATCGGCCACCTGGCGGAGACGGCATGGCACCATCCCGACCTGAAGGCATCCTATGCCTGGGTCGAGGTTCTGCTGATGAACCACGCGGCGAAGGGCGTGACGGACAAGGATTTCGAGCTTGCGCGCAAGATCGAGGACGTCGTGCAATGGCAGCCTGGAACCGAAGGCGGCTCGCTCGAAGGCACGCCGGCGACCGACCAGCGATTTGCCTACATCAAGTATGACTGA
- a CDS encoding beta-ribofuranosylaminobenzene 5'-phosphate synthase family protein, translated as MRFGSIGLPLEGISTRLTIARAAETTVEGKETARILDHLAKLGPHLGLSGHHRIVVHEAIPDHAGLGSGTQLALAVSAALRTLHGLPFDVSADAVFLGRGTRSGIGVAAFEEGGLILDAGKGSRDQTPTVISRQHFPEEWRAILVFDGCAQGIHGEAEISAFRELPSFPATSSAAICRHVLMGIMPALIEKDILAFGDAVTAIQREVGNYFAPAQGGLFTSPAVEATLTQLAAAGAVGIGQSSWGPTGFAFAASQAAAERIIAAARPEAGTTIRILGGRNGGAKIIRSVTPPRFAMEHERHN; from the coding sequence TTGAGGTTCGGCAGCATCGGACTGCCGTTGGAAGGCATTTCCACCCGCTTGACCATTGCTCGCGCCGCCGAGACGACGGTTGAAGGGAAGGAAACGGCCCGCATTCTCGATCACCTGGCCAAGCTCGGGCCTCACCTCGGGCTCTCCGGCCACCATCGCATCGTCGTTCATGAAGCGATCCCCGACCATGCCGGCCTTGGATCCGGCACGCAGCTCGCGCTCGCCGTATCCGCCGCACTGCGTACCCTGCACGGTCTGCCCTTCGACGTCAGCGCGGACGCCGTTTTCCTCGGGCGCGGCACGCGCTCGGGCATAGGCGTCGCGGCATTCGAGGAAGGCGGCCTCATCCTCGATGCAGGCAAGGGCAGCCGCGACCAGACGCCGACGGTGATTTCCCGCCAGCACTTTCCTGAGGAGTGGCGGGCCATACTTGTTTTCGACGGATGCGCCCAGGGCATCCACGGCGAGGCCGAGATCAGCGCGTTCCGTGAATTGCCCTCCTTCCCCGCCACGAGTTCGGCGGCGATATGCCGCCATGTCCTGATGGGGATCATGCCCGCACTGATCGAGAAAGACATTCTTGCCTTCGGCGACGCAGTGACGGCGATCCAGCGCGAAGTCGGCAACTATTTCGCCCCGGCGCAAGGCGGGCTCTTCACGAGCCCTGCAGTGGAGGCGACCCTGACGCAGTTGGCGGCCGCCGGCGCCGTCGGGATTGGCCAAAGCTCCTGGGGCCCGACCGGTTTTGCCTTCGCTGCGTCCCAGGCCGCGGCCGAGCGGATCATTGCCGCCGCGCGGCCGGAAGCGGGCACGACCATCCGGATCCTGGGCGGCAGGAATGGCGGCGCGAAGATTATACGCTCGGTGACACCGCCCCGCTTCGCGATGGAACACGAGCGCCACAACTAG
- a CDS encoding NAD(P)-dependent methylenetetrahydromethanopterin dehydrogenase, protein MSRKTILHMLTPLKQMSPFDVNMALDAGYDSVIPYTGVTLADVGNLVQDAIFSRPPDAGVATGIFLAGKDVTVALDMLDAAKKAMVPPFEVSVFADPAGSFTTAAAMVAKVEKALAKHDGRTLSGTKVTIFGATGVVGYCTAVICAKEGADVTVAGHDGLTRASDVAQSINGRFGVTVRPEDGSTDEKKTALLQRAEVVLSAARAGVQVISAAQIRQASNLIVAADVNAVPPAGIEGLAVNANAEPLDATSAVGIGPLSIGNVKYKTQAGLFKQMIAADKPVIYDFRDAFTLARSIAK, encoded by the coding sequence ATGAGCCGCAAAACCATTCTACATATGCTCACGCCTCTCAAGCAGATGAGCCCCTTCGACGTCAACATGGCGCTCGATGCAGGATATGACAGCGTCATCCCCTACACGGGGGTGACCTTGGCCGATGTCGGCAATCTCGTACAGGACGCGATCTTCTCCCGTCCGCCGGACGCGGGCGTCGCCACGGGCATCTTTCTCGCCGGGAAGGACGTGACGGTCGCACTCGACATGCTGGATGCGGCAAAGAAGGCGATGGTGCCGCCCTTCGAAGTCTCGGTGTTCGCCGATCCGGCAGGCTCATTCACCACCGCTGCCGCCATGGTCGCGAAGGTCGAGAAGGCGCTCGCAAAGCATGACGGCCGCACGCTCTCAGGCACGAAGGTTACGATTTTCGGCGCGACTGGAGTGGTCGGTTACTGCACCGCAGTGATCTGCGCGAAAGAGGGAGCGGACGTGACGGTGGCGGGTCATGACGGCCTGACCCGAGCATCCGACGTGGCGCAATCGATCAATGGACGCTTCGGCGTCACCGTCCGGCCGGAGGACGGATCGACCGACGAAAAGAAGACCGCTTTGCTCCAGCGTGCGGAAGTCGTGCTTTCCGCCGCCAGAGCCGGCGTCCAGGTGATCTCGGCTGCACAGATCCGGCAGGCATCCAACCTGATTGTTGCGGCGGACGTGAACGCCGTGCCGCCCGCCGGCATCGAAGGACTGGCAGTCAATGCCAATGCGGAACCGCTGGATGCGACAAGCGCCGTCGGCATCGGTCCGCTCTCCATCGGCAACGTCAAATACAAGACGCAAGCCGGCCTGTTCAAGCAGATGATCGCCGCCGACAAGCCGGTCATTTACGATTTTCGGGATGCATTCACCCTTGCACGCAGCATCGCCAAATAG
- a CDS encoding ATP-grasp domain-containing protein → MEVLEKAFPLAGNSAATLRFVKDPQSLSELCAEIGIQHPEIRFSAPESMDGWLNKLGGGAGGSHVRHAGQHQLAQGQYLQRFVAGQSVSALFVADGRRAKIVGFSRQWTSPSSTSPFRYGGAVRLARFPKGKRTRIAAWLDKLTRRTGLLGLCSADFIDAEDGLHLIEINPRPGATIDIFDTDEAPLLTQHLRAVRGQSVPQPTYRGAVASAIAYAAHPIDRFPEIDWPEMTADHQSPGTTLQLDDPICTVLARARSAAGAERAVKHRIKDLAKHWKGEFQ, encoded by the coding sequence GTGGAGGTGCTCGAAAAGGCATTTCCGCTGGCCGGCAACAGCGCGGCCACGCTCCGGTTTGTAAAGGATCCACAGTCCTTGTCCGAGCTTTGTGCGGAGATCGGCATACAGCATCCCGAAATCCGCTTCAGTGCCCCGGAGAGCATGGACGGCTGGTTGAACAAGCTTGGCGGCGGTGCCGGCGGCTCCCATGTGCGGCATGCCGGGCAGCACCAACTGGCGCAAGGTCAGTACCTCCAGCGGTTCGTCGCCGGGCAGAGCGTTTCGGCGCTGTTCGTCGCGGACGGACGGCGCGCCAAGATCGTCGGTTTCAGCCGGCAATGGACCTCGCCGTCCAGCACCTCGCCGTTTCGCTATGGCGGCGCCGTGCGGCTCGCAAGATTCCCCAAAGGCAAGAGGACACGTATCGCCGCCTGGCTCGATAAGCTGACCCGCCGGACGGGTCTCCTTGGCCTTTGCAGTGCCGATTTCATTGATGCCGAAGACGGCCTGCACCTCATCGAAATCAATCCGCGGCCAGGGGCGACCATCGACATCTTTGATACCGACGAGGCGCCGCTGCTCACCCAGCATCTGCGGGCGGTGCGCGGACAAAGCGTACCGCAACCGACCTACAGGGGTGCCGTCGCATCGGCGATCGCCTATGCCGCGCATCCCATCGACCGCTTCCCGGAGATCGACTGGCCGGAGATGACGGCGGATCACCAGAGCCCCGGCACCACGCTTCAGCTCGACGACCCCATCTGTACCGTACTGGCGCGAGCCCGCTCCGCGGCAGGCGCCGAGCGCGCCGTCAAGCATCGCATCAAGGACTTGGCGAAGCATTGGAAAGGGGAGTTCCAATGA
- a CDS encoding RimK family alpha-L-glutamate ligase, with protein MAENLSAGRILIVSDKPDKQVKQLCASFKGFGADPFFCPLADIAFDTRYPSGIAIPSFDGALPAGVVVRSISSGSFEAITRRLGILHALTHMGVPVWNSAKAIERCVDKSMTTFLLAQAGLPTPQTFAVEGLDNAKVVVDREASQGPLVLKPLFGSQGRGLKLIHSVEDLPDPADIDDTYYLQRFVERTAPPYRDYRVFVCDGEILGMIERCADSWITNIARGAKARPVAALLHHKLEELSLAAARAIGTDFAGIDIVQADDGGLQLLEVNSMPAWTGLQSVVPVRIAERIAAAMCARIDSANRERSAA; from the coding sequence TTGGCTGAAAACTTATCCGCGGGCCGCATACTCATCGTGTCCGACAAGCCTGACAAGCAGGTCAAGCAACTCTGCGCATCCTTCAAGGGGTTCGGAGCGGATCCCTTCTTCTGCCCACTCGCCGATATTGCCTTCGACACGCGCTACCCCTCCGGGATAGCGATACCATCCTTCGACGGAGCACTTCCGGCCGGCGTTGTCGTGCGCTCGATCTCTTCCGGGAGCTTCGAGGCCATCACACGACGTCTCGGCATTCTACACGCGCTTACCCATATGGGCGTGCCGGTCTGGAATTCAGCCAAAGCAATCGAGCGCTGCGTCGACAAATCGATGACGACATTCCTGCTGGCCCAGGCGGGCCTGCCGACTCCCCAAACCTTCGCTGTAGAGGGACTCGACAATGCGAAGGTCGTTGTCGATCGCGAGGCGTCGCAAGGTCCACTGGTCCTCAAGCCGCTTTTCGGATCGCAGGGGCGCGGCCTGAAGCTCATCCACTCCGTCGAGGATCTGCCCGACCCGGCCGATATCGACGATACATACTACCTGCAACGCTTCGTTGAGCGCACCGCCCCGCCCTATCGCGACTACCGGGTCTTCGTGTGCGACGGAGAAATCCTCGGAATGATCGAGCGCTGCGCGGACAGTTGGATCACCAACATCGCACGAGGCGCGAAGGCGAGGCCGGTCGCGGCCCTGCTCCATCACAAGCTCGAGGAGCTGTCGCTCGCCGCGGCCAGGGCGATCGGCACCGATTTCGCGGGCATCGACATCGTGCAGGCTGACGACGGCGGCCTCCAGCTTCTGGAGGTCAACAGCATGCCCGCCTGGACCGGCTTGCAATCGGTGGTGCCCGTACGGATCGCCGAACGAATCGCCGCGGCAATGTGCGCCCGGATCGACTCGGCCAACCGGGAAAGATCGGCGGCCTGA
- a CDS encoding triphosphoribosyl-dephospho-CoA synthase, whose amino-acid sequence MLSREQIASIYVDSCRAEIDALKPGNVHRFADGHHMTAQQFLESAEITAAPITFPDASVGERVLASASITREKVGTNTNLGILLLCAPLAKAAEIASLDLRQSLQDVIGAMDDRDTRDVFAAIRLANPGGLGKSETNDVNDEPVGSLVEAMRQAEHRDSVARQYATGFADIFAGGLSAHAKALADGETGMWPTVFVYLQMLSTFPDSHIARKHGLVIAEEVRGQAEDIFREIARTSDTKARERTLLAFDSRLKASGLNPGTSADLTVATLFAAGVNFALQCANVNA is encoded by the coding sequence ATGCTGTCGCGCGAACAGATCGCCTCTATCTATGTCGATTCATGCAGGGCCGAAATCGATGCGCTGAAGCCGGGAAACGTTCATCGCTTCGCGGACGGCCACCACATGACGGCGCAACAGTTCTTGGAGAGCGCCGAGATCACGGCGGCGCCCATCACCTTTCCCGATGCTTCCGTCGGCGAACGTGTTCTCGCCTCCGCCTCCATAACGAGAGAGAAGGTCGGCACCAACACCAATCTCGGCATACTGCTGCTCTGTGCCCCTTTGGCCAAGGCGGCCGAGATCGCGTCCCTGGATCTTCGGCAGAGCCTGCAGGATGTCATCGGTGCGATGGACGATCGCGACACACGCGACGTGTTTGCCGCCATCCGGCTCGCAAACCCGGGCGGGCTCGGCAAATCCGAGACCAACGATGTCAACGACGAGCCGGTCGGCTCTCTCGTCGAGGCGATGCGGCAAGCGGAGCATCGCGATTCCGTCGCCAGGCAGTATGCGACGGGCTTTGCCGACATATTCGCCGGCGGACTGTCGGCACACGCCAAGGCGCTCGCCGATGGCGAAACCGGAATGTGGCCGACCGTGTTCGTCTACCTCCAAATGCTGTCCACGTTTCCCGACAGCCATATCGCGCGAAAGCATGGCCTCGTCATCGCCGAGGAGGTGCGCGGGCAGGCCGAAGACATCTTCAGGGAAATCGCTCGGACCAGCGACACGAAGGCCCGGGAGCGTACCCTCCTGGCATTCGATTCCCGCTTGAAAGCCAGCGGTTTGAACCCCGGAACCTCAGCCGATCTGACCGTGGCAACGCTTTTTGCGGCAGGCGTCAACTTCGCCTTGCAATGTGCAAACGTAAATGCTTGA
- the fae gene encoding formaldehyde-activating enzyme, translated as MAKINKVLVGESLVGEGNEVAHIDLLIGPRGSAVESAFCHALTNNKDGFTSLLAVIAPNLACKPNTVMFNKVTIKGAKQAVQMFGPAQHAVAKAVQDSVADGTIPADEADDVFICVGVFIHWQAEDDAKIQKYNYEATKEAIQRAVTGKPTAAEATAQRDSVKHPFGA; from the coding sequence ATGGCAAAGATCAACAAGGTATTGGTTGGTGAATCCCTCGTTGGGGAGGGGAATGAAGTTGCGCATATCGATCTTCTGATCGGGCCGCGCGGCAGCGCCGTCGAGTCGGCATTTTGCCACGCATTGACGAACAACAAGGATGGGTTCACGTCGCTGCTCGCAGTGATCGCCCCGAACCTGGCATGCAAGCCGAACACCGTGATGTTCAACAAGGTCACGATCAAGGGTGCCAAGCAGGCCGTGCAGATGTTCGGTCCCGCTCAGCATGCAGTCGCAAAGGCCGTGCAGGACAGTGTCGCGGACGGCACGATCCCGGCCGACGAAGCCGATGACGTGTTCATCTGCGTCGGTGTGTTCATCCACTGGCAGGCCGAAGACGACGCGAAGATCCAGAAATACAACTATGAGGCAACCAAGGAAGCGATTCAGCGCGCCGTCACAGGCAAGCCAACTGCCGCGGAAGCCACTGCCCAGCGCGACTCCGTCAAGCATCCCTTCGGTGCTTAG
- a CDS encoding HisA/HisF-related TIM barrel protein, protein MIIVPVLDMKDGLVVRAHMGVRNAYRPIETPLSATADIADVAAALRQVFPFPAFYVADLDAIENGARPLQAAELLAGLRPAPEVWLDAGFSSSDDIAATLDNARTLAVLGSESQVDTGLLRRFGNNPRLLLSLDFRANAFLGPPEILEQSELWPGTVIVMTLGKVGAGDGPDYDVLRKVKTRAGNRAVIAAGGVRDAADLRRLEVMGIAGALVASSLHNGALSEADISSFMGPSQAR, encoded by the coding sequence GTGATTATCGTTCCAGTACTCGACATGAAAGATGGCCTCGTAGTGCGCGCGCATATGGGGGTGCGCAACGCCTACAGGCCCATAGAAACACCATTGAGCGCCACTGCCGACATAGCGGATGTGGCGGCTGCCTTGCGGCAGGTCTTTCCGTTCCCCGCCTTCTACGTTGCTGATCTCGATGCCATCGAAAACGGAGCCCGGCCGTTGCAGGCTGCTGAACTGTTGGCAGGGTTGCGGCCGGCGCCGGAAGTTTGGCTCGATGCCGGGTTTTCCAGCAGCGACGATATCGCCGCCACTCTCGACAACGCGCGCACGCTCGCCGTGCTCGGCTCCGAAAGCCAGGTGGACACCGGTCTCCTGCGCAGGTTCGGCAACAATCCCAGGCTCCTGCTTTCCCTCGATTTCCGGGCGAACGCCTTTCTCGGACCACCGGAAATCCTCGAACAAAGCGAACTCTGGCCGGGCACCGTGATCGTGATGACGCTTGGCAAGGTTGGGGCAGGGGATGGACCGGACTACGACGTGTTGCGTAAGGTCAAGACCCGCGCAGGCAACCGCGCCGTCATTGCCGCAGGTGGCGTCCGCGACGCGGCTGATCTTCGGCGACTGGAAGTTATGGGCATTGCGGGTGCCCTGGTCGCCAGTTCGCTCCACAACGGGGCGTTGAGCGAGGCCGACATCTCCTCCTTCATGGGACCGTCCCAAGCGCGATGA